One window of Nymphaea colorata isolate Beijing-Zhang1983 chromosome 1, ASM883128v2, whole genome shotgun sequence genomic DNA carries:
- the LOC116254461 gene encoding uncharacterized protein At2g29880-like yields MKSGGNLKPKAYKAIEQKMIEKFGPGFTVEKIKNKLKITKADYNICKQILTTSGFGWNPTHKCVDVDNEVWAVYIQKFPERQKFKGEQKWKHYEELHEVYGPSTATGRDANNCTSFMMTEDYESNHAAETPITHTPDLGINIDENISFTQMLNSDSPIPSPAHVQ; encoded by the exons ATGAAGTCAGGCGGCAATCTAAAGCCAAAAGCTTATAAGGCCATTGAACAAAAGATGATAGAAAAGTTTGGGCCAGGTTTCAcagtagaaaaaataaaaaacaagttgaagatTACAAAAGCAGATTACAACATATGCAAGCAAATTTTGACAACAAGTGGGTTTGGTTGGAACCCAACACACAAGTGCGTAGATGTTGACAATGAAGTTTGGGCCGTCTACATTCAG AAATTCCCTGAGAGGCAGAAATTTAAAGGAGAGCAAAAATGGAAACACTATGAAGAGTTACATGAAGTGTACGGTCCATCAACTGCCACAGGTCGTGATGCTAATAATTGTACTTCGTTCATGATGACTGAAGACTATGAGTCTAATCATGCAGCAGAGACCCCTATAACCCATACGCCTGATTTGGGGATAAATATTGATGAAAATATAAGTTTCACACAAATGTTGAATAGTGATTCTCCTATACCATCACCGGCACATGTTCAATAA